A stretch of the Ananas comosus cultivar F153 unplaced genomic scaffold, ASM154086v1, whole genome shotgun sequence genome encodes the following:
- the LOC109704958 gene encoding uncharacterized protein LOC109704958 → MSSATEDAGGDEAPDLRCQLDCVQGMVDALSSVRWKRHQDAVLELSEHGIVLIVEETGCLQAKVYLKRELFLVYEYAAEGRPRLGLSLGLFVDSLNTFSVPGHNSIIEILYPGPDMQLLLNECYSCCCPFYA, encoded by the exons ATGAGCTCGGCGACGGAAGACGCTGGCGGCGACGAAGCCCCGGATCTCAGGTGCCAGCTGGACTGCGTCCAGGGCATGGTCGACGCCCTCTCCTCCGTTCGCTGGAAGCGTCACCAG GATGCAGTCCTGGAGCTCTCCGAGCACGGCATTGTCCTCATTGTCGAGGAGACTGGATGCCTCCAGGCCAAGGTCTACCTGAAGCGCGAG CTATTCCTCGTGTATGAGTACGCTGCAGAGGGGCGGCCGAGGCTCGGCCTGAGCTTGGGCCTTTTTGTCGACTCTCTTAACACCTTCTCGGTTCCTGGGCACAACTCCATTATTGAAATTCTGTATCCTGGTCCTGATATGCAGCTTCTTCTTAA TGAATGTTATAGTTGCTGTTGCCCATTTTACGCATGA